One Fibrobacter sp. UWB16 DNA window includes the following coding sequences:
- the holA gene encoding DNA polymerase III subunit delta has translation MFVTLIGKDQFSKDKRIEKFLSETLGDRISDPMAKQVLYATDTNIASISDVIIEACDSVSMFSPEQVIVVRKAEALKTDDMKALAKWLPHAASGKLLFDFETLLASSELYKALAKVGKVEKFDVPKQYEMADWISAVVPTHFNKAIEPAASQYLAEALGNDTKLVSEEVEKIILYAPDCKKITLDLVKTMVVSQRDIPTYEIEGFFGMQNAKAYVQKLNELLNSGVDAIRISNTLYNYALSLLNYGSLTAKGVSPEEAAKKIGKNYYMFVKKGQAAECCRRWRKPLLVRVLRRLADLNYEIKSGKCPTRMSQELALAALVVR, from the coding sequence ATGTTCGTAACGCTCATCGGCAAAGACCAGTTCAGCAAGGACAAGCGGATTGAAAAATTCCTGTCCGAGACTCTTGGCGACCGGATTTCAGATCCGATGGCCAAGCAGGTGCTGTACGCCACCGATACAAACATCGCCTCCATCTCCGATGTCATCATCGAAGCGTGCGATTCCGTGTCGATGTTCTCGCCTGAACAGGTCATCGTCGTACGCAAGGCCGAAGCCCTCAAGACCGACGACATGAAGGCTCTTGCCAAGTGGCTCCCCCACGCAGCAAGCGGCAAGTTGCTCTTCGATTTTGAAACACTTCTCGCCTCCAGCGAGCTCTACAAGGCTCTCGCAAAGGTAGGCAAGGTCGAAAAGTTCGACGTTCCGAAGCAATACGAAATGGCCGACTGGATTTCAGCCGTTGTCCCGACGCACTTTAACAAGGCGATTGAGCCTGCAGCATCGCAGTACCTCGCCGAAGCGCTCGGCAACGATACCAAGCTCGTGAGCGAAGAAGTCGAGAAAATTATCCTCTACGCTCCGGACTGCAAAAAGATTACGCTCGACCTCGTGAAAACGATGGTCGTCTCCCAGCGCGATATCCCGACCTATGAGATTGAAGGATTCTTCGGCATGCAGAATGCCAAGGCTTACGTCCAAAAGTTAAACGAGCTCTTGAACAGCGGCGTCGACGCCATCCGCATTTCGAACACGCTGTACAACTACGCACTCTCGCTTTTGAACTACGGCTCGCTTACTGCAAAAGGCGTCTCGCCCGAAGAAGCCGCTAAAAAGATCGGCAAGAACTACTACATGTTCGTGAAAAAAGGCCAAGCCGCCGAATGCTGCCGCCGTTGGCGTAAGCCACTCCTCGTGCGCGTATTGCGCCGCCTCGCCGACCTCAATTACGAAATCAAGAGTGGCAAGTGCCCGACCCGCATGAGCCAGGAACTCGCCCTCGCCGCACTCGTCGTGCGGTAA
- a CDS encoding FISUMP domain-containing protein encodes MKLPAILFIAASSIAFTACDDVRVEKYPNGNVRFEATYVNDKKEGIEKEYYDDGTLKRESNYVNDRREGVTKEYYKDGTLQTELPYVNGYVEGTVIRYHKNGKVATKAEYKQNKQVAFGETYNEDGSPATSGSYKDPRDGISYEWIVIGDQLWTAENMNFATASGAICSQCNHWGRLYDFQNAQKACLEGFHMPSKAEWQKLLKVAGKKPGVALKAGYGWDPIKPESPIFGNGKDELGFGAKAGGAHFAKSDVAIKDRKFDEAGKKAYFWTSEGDVLVFFHDKDIAKFEKFNPEFGASLRCLKD; translated from the coding sequence ATGAAACTACCTGCCATCTTATTCATTGCGGCAAGCTCCATTGCTTTTACCGCCTGCGACGATGTTCGTGTTGAAAAATACCCGAACGGAAACGTCCGCTTCGAAGCCACCTATGTCAACGACAAGAAGGAAGGCATCGAAAAGGAATACTACGATGACGGTACGCTCAAGCGAGAATCCAATTACGTGAATGACCGCCGCGAAGGTGTGACCAAGGAATACTACAAGGACGGCACGCTCCAGACGGAACTCCCGTACGTGAACGGCTACGTCGAAGGAACGGTTATCCGTTACCACAAGAACGGCAAGGTTGCAACAAAGGCAGAATACAAGCAAAATAAGCAAGTTGCGTTCGGCGAAACATATAACGAAGACGGAAGCCCTGCTACAAGCGGAAGCTACAAGGATCCGCGTGACGGCATCTCCTATGAATGGATTGTCATTGGCGACCAGCTCTGGACTGCAGAAAACATGAACTTCGCCACCGCCTCCGGTGCAATTTGTTCACAATGTAACCACTGGGGACGTCTCTACGATTTCCAAAACGCACAAAAGGCTTGCCTCGAAGGATTCCATATGCCGAGCAAGGCCGAATGGCAAAAGCTCTTGAAAGTGGCCGGTAAAAAGCCGGGTGTCGCGCTCAAGGCAGGCTACGGTTGGGATCCGATCAAGCCGGAATCTCCGATTTTCGGAAACGGCAAGGACGAACTCGGATTCGGCGCAAAGGCAGGCGGCGCACACTTCGCCAAGAGCGATGTCGCTATAAAGGACCGCAAGTTTGACGAAGCGGGTAAAAAGGCATACTTCTGGACAAGCGAAGGCGATGTTCTCGTGTTCTTCCACGATAAGGATATCGCCAAGTTTGAAAAGTTCAATCCCGAATTCGGCGCAAGCCTCCGCTGCTTGAAAGACTAA
- the argJ gene encoding bifunctional glutamate N-acetyltransferase/amino-acid acetyltransferase ArgJ, with the protein MYTVLEKGGVCSPKGFTASGICAGIKASGNADMALLKSEKAARCFAVFTTNKVKAAPVLYDKAALEHAHFASAVIVNSGNANACTGEKGYADAERMAVLTEEALKLTPKSVLVCSTGVIGHLMPMDKIEAGIPKLVEKLHEDASEEFGRAILTTDLALKSHAVEIKTEKGVVTIGGACKGSGMIHPNMATMLAFITTDLALPIDFFAEFRANIADSFNAITVDGDTSTNDTCIMLANGMSGIKYEDLSLSEQGEFRAALTLVMQSLAKDIVRDGEGATKLIELRIEKAESHEEALRMARFIGTSNLAKCAMFGEDPNWGRILSSAGSSGCNMVAEHTDLYFGEVKVLEGGRPVQLDEKQTAALHAVVRQREYKVTLVLNIGQASASAFTCDLSYGYVKINAEYTT; encoded by the coding sequence ATGTACACTGTGTTGGAAAAAGGCGGCGTTTGCTCCCCCAAGGGCTTTACCGCATCTGGAATTTGCGCCGGAATCAAGGCCAGCGGCAATGCCGATATGGCTCTTCTCAAGAGCGAAAAGGCAGCCCGCTGCTTCGCCGTTTTTACCACCAATAAGGTGAAGGCCGCTCCGGTCCTTTATGACAAGGCCGCTTTGGAACATGCCCACTTTGCATCTGCTGTGATCGTGAACAGTGGTAACGCTAACGCTTGCACGGGCGAAAAGGGTTATGCCGATGCTGAACGCATGGCTGTCCTCACGGAAGAAGCCTTGAAGCTCACGCCGAAGAGCGTGCTTGTTTGCAGCACGGGCGTGATTGGCCACTTGATGCCGATGGACAAGATCGAAGCCGGTATCCCGAAGCTCGTGGAAAAGCTCCATGAAGATGCTTCCGAAGAATTCGGCCGCGCTATCCTCACGACGGACCTTGCTCTCAAGAGCCACGCTGTGGAAATCAAGACCGAAAAGGGTGTGGTGACTATCGGTGGCGCCTGCAAGGGTTCTGGCATGATCCACCCGAACATGGCTACGATGCTTGCGTTCATCACGACAGACCTTGCTTTGCCGATTGACTTCTTTGCTGAATTCCGTGCCAACATCGCAGACTCCTTCAACGCAATTACGGTTGATGGTGACACCAGCACGAACGACACTTGCATCATGCTCGCTAACGGCATGAGCGGCATCAAGTACGAAGACCTCTCCCTCAGCGAACAGGGCGAATTCCGCGCAGCTTTGACGCTCGTGATGCAGAGCCTCGCCAAGGACATTGTCCGCGACGGTGAAGGTGCAACGAAGCTCATCGAACTCCGCATTGAAAAGGCTGAAAGCCACGAAGAAGCTCTCCGCATGGCTCGCTTCATCGGTACGTCGAACCTCGCCAAGTGCGCCATGTTCGGTGAAGACCCGAACTGGGGTCGTATCCTTAGCAGTGCTGGTTCTAGCGGCTGCAACATGGTTGCCGAACACACGGACCTCTACTTTGGTGAAGTCAAGGTTCTCGAAGGTGGCCGTCCGGTACAGCTGGATGAAAAGCAGACGGCTGCACTGCATGCCGTGGTTCGTCAGCGTGAATACAAAGTAACGCTCGTGTTGAACATTGGTCAGGCTTCTGCAAGCGCATTCACTTGCGACTTGAGCTATGGCTACGTGAAGATCAACGCAGAATATACGACCTAA
- a CDS encoding InlB B-repeat-containing protein has product MNKAMSRIFVLLLCAGAMSWAADDTFNFSLKGFATAETIDDIEFKTPNKCFVITKQELIPNGAADLFETYVSVDNTQQGCADNNLVKIWNEVKDVNKIKVVFDGVGEYYIRNVNGKIGITVTRYKIEFTGLSLEEKWVTLKKEKVLEGLSATPPEDFPVPRQFKFTGWKQDYSAINAAITIVADYEERRWYKYFYFDYDGSDLGSSEKYYEGETFVAPEDPAHKGLVFKGWDKDLNDIKYGANTIVNAIFEAADKPVYSFTVKDFKTAVKASDVNIETPNECFVVSNQKFDKYNEYEYEEGDSDAWLYDLSIAIDIDDKEACKNDSLVNIWKFLYVKNETPVVLVNDLDVKKLNWKITYYKNGVSFPYRWYRVDFLDYDGAVLKTERVGYGQSATAPKDPVREGYEFKGWDKKFTYIDKPRFKVNAVYEEIPMMVITFVDFVNKSVIDEVEAVVGKPVTAPKPPTHAGLEFVGWSRNLDNLTENTTVEAVYAATADPEFAYTIKGLELDGAIKDVKIGGPNECFFPFYKKIELDSKLVKDTLKEGNYLMYFDIEASIEGDCADDSLVNIWKIANPRKINDELLTVNGNPAYFAGDSKLKGEILYSFELKNLSSSSSSNAKSSSSSKANSSSSSVKENASSSSKNVESSSSGKAKSSSSSVKSSSSSKKSKSSSSNGKASIALKGARPQFSVAMVGRDIQVMNARKGSVYAVFDMQGLVIKSGVVDDANFNMTMNRAGAYIVRVGSDVKQVNVK; this is encoded by the coding sequence ATGAATAAAGCTATGAGCCGTATTTTTGTGTTGTTGCTTTGCGCCGGCGCTATGTCTTGGGCTGCTGATGATACCTTTAATTTCTCTTTGAAAGGTTTTGCTACTGCAGAAACTATAGATGATATTGAATTTAAAACTCCGAATAAGTGTTTCGTTATAACCAAGCAAGAACTTATTCCTAATGGTGCTGCCGACTTGTTTGAGACATATGTTTCAGTTGATAATACGCAGCAGGGCTGTGCCGATAATAATTTGGTTAAAATCTGGAATGAAGTAAAAGACGTTAATAAAATAAAAGTTGTTTTTGACGGTGTAGGTGAATATTACATACGAAATGTAAATGGAAAAATAGGAATCACAGTAACGCGATATAAGATTGAGTTTACAGGACTTTCTTTAGAAGAAAAATGGGTGACTTTGAAGAAAGAAAAGGTATTGGAGGGCTTGTCTGCAACGCCACCAGAAGATTTCCCTGTGCCTAGACAATTCAAGTTTACTGGATGGAAACAGGACTATTCCGCCATTAATGCCGCTATTACCATTGTGGCCGATTATGAGGAACGTCGATGGTATAAATACTTCTATTTTGATTACGATGGTAGCGATTTAGGCTCTTCTGAAAAGTATTATGAAGGAGAAACTTTTGTGGCTCCGGAAGATCCTGCTCATAAAGGTCTTGTGTTTAAGGGCTGGGATAAGGATCTTAACGATATTAAATATGGGGCGAATACGATTGTGAATGCAATTTTTGAGGCCGCAGACAAACCGGTATATAGTTTTACGGTAAAGGATTTCAAGACTGCTGTGAAAGCTTCCGATGTGAATATTGAAACCCCTAATGAATGTTTTGTGGTCTCTAACCAAAAGTTTGACAAATATAATGAGTATGAATATGAAGAAGGTGATTCTGATGCCTGGTTGTATGATTTAAGCATTGCAATTGATATTGATGATAAAGAGGCGTGCAAAAATGACAGCTTAGTCAATATTTGGAAATTCCTATATGTAAAAAACGAGACGCCAGTTGTTCTTGTAAATGATTTGGATGTCAAGAAATTAAATTGGAAAATCACCTACTATAAAAATGGCGTATCATTCCCTTATCGTTGGTACCGAGTCGACTTCCTTGATTATGATGGAGCTGTATTGAAAACGGAGCGTGTCGGTTATGGTCAATCGGCGACTGCTCCGAAAGATCCTGTTCGTGAAGGGTATGAATTCAAGGGATGGGACAAGAAATTTACCTATATCGATAAGCCTAGATTTAAGGTAAATGCTGTCTACGAAGAAATTCCGATGATGGTAATTACGTTTGTTGATTTCGTTAATAAATCCGTCATTGATGAAGTTGAAGCTGTGGTGGGTAAACCAGTGACTGCTCCGAAACCGCCTACTCATGCGGGCTTGGAGTTTGTTGGCTGGAGTAGAAACTTGGATAATCTTACAGAAAATACAACTGTAGAAGCTGTGTATGCTGCTACTGCGGATCCTGAATTTGCTTATACAATTAAAGGCTTGGAGCTGGATGGGGCTATAAAGGATGTTAAAATAGGAGGCCCGAATGAGTGCTTCTTCCCTTTTTATAAAAAAATTGAATTAGATAGCAAGCTTGTTAAAGATACCTTGAAAGAAGGTAATTACTTAATGTATTTCGATATTGAAGCCTCTATTGAAGGGGACTGTGCTGATGATAGTCTGGTGAATATTTGGAAAATTGCTAATCCTCGTAAGATTAATGATGAGCTTCTTACGGTTAATGGTAATCCGGCTTATTTTGCTGGTGACAGCAAGCTTAAAGGGGAAATTCTCTATAGCTTTGAATTGAAGAATTTGAGTTCTTCGAGCTCAAGTAATGCCAAGTCTAGCTCAAGCAGTAAGGCAAATTCAAGCTCCAGTTCTGTGAAGGAGAACGCTTCGAGTTCAAGTAAAAATGTTGAAAGTTCAAGTTCTGGCAAGGCAAAGTCGAGCTCTAGTTCTGTAAAATCGAGTTCTTCTAGTAAAAAGTCTAAATCAAGTTCTTCGAATGGCAAGGCGTCGATTGCATTGAAGGGCGCTCGGCCGCAGTTCAGTGTGGCTATGGTTGGCCGCGATATCCAGGTGATGAATGCTCGCAAGGGGAGTGTCTACGCTGTATTCGACATGCAGGGGCTTGTCATCAAGTCCGGTGTTGTTGATGATGCCAACTTTAATATGACGATGAATCGTGCCGGGGCATACATTGTGCGTGTCGGCAGTGACGTCAAGCAAGTGAATGTGAAGTAA
- a CDS encoding iron-containing alcohol dehydrogenase: MDNFNFYSPTEFVFGKDRENECGELVKKYGGTKVLIHYGGGSAVRSGLIDRVKASLNAAGVSFVELGGVKPNPRDTLIYKGIEMVRANDVDFILAVGGGSVIDSSKGIAVGALYDGDFWDFYAKKLPVTKALPIGVVQTIAAAGSEGSGDSVVTKEEGMLKRDIGADVIRPRFAVQNPALLCTLPAYQTACGITDIMAHVFERYFTNTLEVETTDRLCEALLITMLKEGPRAMAEPANYEARANIMWAGTVAHNGLVGCGRSQDWNSHAIEHELSGLYDCAHGAGLAVIMPAWMEYVVDHNVMRFAQMATRVFGCQMNFENPKATALEGIKSFRRFLHSIGMPINFAELGAKEEDIPTLVEKLNPGDGWGFVPLKAKDVTAIYTIAAHATL, encoded by the coding sequence ATGGATAACTTTAATTTCTACAGCCCCACAGAATTTGTATTTGGTAAGGACCGCGAAAACGAATGCGGTGAACTCGTCAAAAAGTATGGCGGCACGAAGGTGCTGATTCATTACGGTGGGGGCTCTGCGGTGCGCTCCGGCTTGATTGACCGCGTGAAGGCATCGCTTAACGCTGCGGGCGTTTCATTTGTGGAACTCGGTGGCGTGAAGCCGAATCCGCGTGATACCTTGATTTACAAGGGCATCGAAATGGTGCGTGCAAACGATGTTGATTTCATCCTTGCTGTGGGCGGTGGCTCCGTCATTGATAGCTCGAAGGGCATTGCCGTAGGAGCTCTTTACGATGGCGATTTCTGGGACTTTTATGCGAAAAAGTTGCCGGTCACGAAGGCACTCCCGATTGGCGTGGTGCAGACGATTGCTGCCGCCGGTTCCGAAGGCAGCGGCGATTCTGTTGTGACAAAGGAAGAGGGAATGCTCAAGCGCGATATCGGTGCTGATGTGATTCGTCCGAGGTTTGCGGTGCAGAATCCGGCTTTGCTCTGCACGTTGCCTGCTTATCAGACGGCTTGCGGCATCACCGACATCATGGCTCATGTGTTTGAACGATACTTCACGAATACGCTCGAGGTCGAGACGACGGACCGCCTTTGCGAAGCGCTGCTCATCACGATGCTTAAGGAAGGCCCGCGCGCCATGGCCGAACCCGCCAATTACGAGGCTCGTGCGAACATTATGTGGGCGGGTACGGTAGCCCACAATGGCCTTGTGGGCTGTGGGCGCAGTCAGGACTGGAACAGTCACGCGATTGAACATGAACTTTCGGGACTTTATGACTGCGCCCATGGCGCGGGGCTAGCAGTTATTATGCCGGCGTGGATGGAATACGTGGTTGACCATAACGTGATGCGTTTTGCACAGATGGCAACACGTGTATTTGGCTGCCAGATGAATTTTGAAAACCCGAAAGCGACCGCCCTCGAAGGCATCAAATCGTTCCGTCGATTCTTGCATTCCATCGGCATGCCGATTAACTTTGCGGAGCTCGGCGCGAAGGAAGAAGATATCCCGACGCTTGTCGAAAAACTGAACCCGGGCGACGGCTGGGGATTCGTGCCGCTCAAGGCAAAGGACGTGACTGCGATTTATACGATTGCTGCGCATGCGACGCTTTAG
- a CDS encoding glycosyl hydrolase family 8, with the protein MDTRTMLQRYPTRDLFVEAGYGPNFADQLIQNAYSKLFEGDPIDERIYFEASDDMAYIIDIGHDDIRSEGMSYGMFIAALTDHEVTFDKLWNFSKRFVRNNDGPHKGYFSWQVNTTDFSMMDPGAAPDSEEYFAAALLIAAKRFNREDLLNDAKELIHDIKYKPQNELVGPIIDPERKLIKFSPVLGNDFTDPSYHTMAFYRMFAEATNDESWLEVAQASIEFLQKAAHPVTGLCADYAEYDGTPKAMPWFPESNNFSGDAWRVALNLSLDYAIFHGHESEKEICERILHFFQNCTPYLSDYSVDGGPYPHQGRNATPGLIAMNAAATQVLPFDDPRITPFVRRLAALSVPYRFWRYYDGMLYLIGLLATAGKITL; encoded by the coding sequence TTGGATACCAGGACGATGTTGCAACGCTACCCGACGCGAGATTTATTTGTTGAAGCTGGATATGGTCCCAATTTTGCGGACCAGCTTATTCAGAATGCCTATAGCAAACTTTTTGAGGGCGATCCGATCGACGAGCGCATCTATTTTGAAGCGTCCGACGATATGGCATACATCATCGACATTGGGCACGACGACATCCGTTCTGAAGGCATGAGCTATGGCATGTTCATTGCCGCGCTGACCGACCACGAAGTCACGTTCGACAAGCTCTGGAACTTTTCCAAGCGCTTTGTCCGCAACAACGATGGTCCGCACAAAGGGTATTTTTCATGGCAAGTCAACACGACCGACTTTTCCATGATGGACCCAGGCGCAGCTCCTGATAGCGAAGAATACTTTGCAGCAGCCCTCCTTATCGCTGCAAAGAGATTCAACCGCGAAGACCTCCTCAACGATGCCAAAGAGCTCATCCATGATATTAAGTACAAACCGCAGAACGAACTTGTAGGCCCGATTATCGATCCGGAACGCAAGCTCATCAAGTTCTCCCCCGTTCTCGGCAACGACTTTACCGACCCGAGCTACCACACGATGGCGTTCTACCGCATGTTCGCCGAAGCTACGAACGACGAATCCTGGCTTGAAGTCGCACAGGCAAGCATTGAATTTTTGCAGAAGGCGGCACACCCGGTCACCGGTCTTTGCGCTGACTATGCCGAATACGACGGCACTCCAAAGGCCATGCCCTGGTTCCCCGAAAGCAACAACTTTAGCGGAGACGCATGGCGCGTTGCGCTCAACTTGAGCCTCGACTATGCCATCTTCCACGGACACGAAAGCGAAAAAGAAATTTGCGAACGCATCTTGCACTTTTTCCAGAACTGCACGCCGTACCTTTCTGACTACTCCGTCGACGGAGGTCCGTACCCGCACCAAGGCAGAAACGCGACGCCGGGGCTTATCGCCATGAATGCCGCCGCAACGCAAGTACTCCCGTTCGATGACCCACGCATTACGCCGTTTGTCAGACGTCTTGCAGCGCTCTCCGTGCCCTATCGTTTTTGGCGTTACTATGACGGGATGTTGTACTTAATCGGATTACTCGCCACCGCGGGAAAAATCACACTCTAA
- the greA gene encoding transcription elongation factor GreA → MEKIMFTQEAYDKLVKDLENLKNVERPRVLQELVDARAQGDLSENAEYHAAKERLASIDNIEMPKLQDQLARAQVIAFDANSDTIKFGATITAKNLKTKREIVYQLVSPEEADALNGKISFKSPIGAALMGKKRGDTVEVVTPKGKNQFEIIDFK, encoded by the coding sequence ATGGAAAAGATCATGTTTACACAAGAGGCTTACGACAAGCTCGTTAAGGACCTTGAAAATTTAAAAAATGTTGAACGTCCCCGCGTACTTCAAGAATTAGTTGATGCCCGTGCACAAGGCGATTTGAGCGAAAACGCTGAATACCATGCTGCCAAGGAGCGCCTTGCCTCTATTGACAACATCGAAATGCCGAAGCTCCAGGACCAACTCGCCCGCGCCCAGGTGATAGCATTTGATGCGAACTCCGATACCATCAAGTTCGGCGCCACCATCACGGCCAAGAACCTGAAGACCAAGCGCGAAATCGTGTACCAGCTCGTCTCTCCCGAAGAAGCAGACGCCCTCAACGGCAAGATCAGCTTCAAGAGCCCGATTGGTGCCGCCCTCATGGGCAAGAAGCGCGGCGATACGGTCGAAGTCGTAACGCCCAAGGGCAAGAACCAGTTCGAAATCATCGATTTCAAGTAA
- a CDS encoding NAD(P)/FAD-dependent oxidoreductase: MADILILGHGPAGVSAALYGLRAGLEVQLVGKDVGALAKAHKIENYFGLEKPLTGAELAEVGKKQALALGAQIVDDEVTDLMFDGFGFVATGLNGTYRGKVCVMATGSARKKTPLPGMAEMEGHGVSYCAVCDAFFYRKKDVAVLGSGEYALHEATELLSVVNSVTLLTNGAELTAKFPESVKIETRKITGLKGAGQFEGVKFDDGLEANFDGLFVAMGSANATDLALKAGAAFDAGKLVLDKDFQTTVPGLFAAGDCTGGTLQVAVAVGEGAIAGLAAIKYLREHRE, encoded by the coding sequence ATGGCTGATATATTGATTTTGGGGCATGGACCGGCCGGTGTCTCGGCTGCCCTTTATGGTCTTCGTGCTGGACTTGAGGTTCAGCTTGTGGGTAAGGATGTAGGCGCGCTTGCAAAGGCTCACAAAATTGAAAATTATTTTGGTCTTGAAAAACCACTCACGGGAGCTGAACTTGCCGAAGTCGGTAAGAAACAGGCGCTTGCTCTTGGTGCGCAAATCGTGGATGATGAGGTAACGGACCTCATGTTTGACGGTTTTGGGTTTGTCGCGACGGGCTTGAATGGTACGTATCGCGGAAAGGTTTGCGTGATGGCAACAGGCTCTGCCCGCAAAAAGACTCCGCTCCCAGGAATGGCCGAGATGGAGGGCCACGGCGTGAGCTATTGCGCTGTTTGCGATGCTTTCTTTTATCGTAAAAAGGATGTGGCAGTGCTTGGTTCGGGCGAGTATGCGTTGCACGAAGCGACTGAACTTTTGTCTGTAGTCAACAGCGTGACGCTCTTGACGAACGGTGCTGAGCTCACAGCGAAATTCCCTGAAAGCGTGAAGATTGAAACCCGCAAGATTACGGGGCTCAAGGGCGCTGGGCAATTTGAAGGCGTGAAGTTTGACGATGGCCTTGAAGCCAATTTTGACGGCTTGTTTGTGGCTATGGGTAGTGCGAATGCAACGGATTTGGCTTTGAAAGCTGGCGCTGCGTTCGATGCTGGAAAGCTTGTGCTCGATAAGGATTTCCAGACTACTGTTCCAGGACTCTTTGCTGCAGGCGACTGCACGGGTGGTACGCTCCAGGTGGCTGTTGCCGTTGGCGAAGGCGCTATTGCGGGTCTCGCTGCAATTAAGTACCTGAGAGAACATAGGGAGTAA
- a CDS encoding Smr/MutS family protein produces the protein MPLNAEEEFQLEWIKNHQMEDKDELAEIQAEAEAEARPQRATRGKKMRRNPAAWEMPNPEDEIDLHGLTSEEAAEAVERRIDDLLIAGLSVLRVIHGGGNPEYGNVKRIIDRKVRSEWKNRVVFYKVEPDNAGSSIMKIGKPRPQVAKKKK, from the coding sequence ATGCCTTTAAATGCCGAAGAAGAATTTCAGTTAGAGTGGATCAAGAACCACCAAATGGAAGACAAGGACGAACTTGCCGAAATCCAGGCCGAGGCTGAAGCCGAAGCAAGACCGCAACGCGCCACACGCGGCAAGAAAATGCGCCGCAATCCCGCCGCCTGGGAAATGCCGAACCCCGAAGATGAAATAGACCTTCACGGCCTTACCTCCGAAGAAGCAGCCGAAGCCGTTGAGCGTCGCATTGACGACCTTCTCATCGCAGGTCTCAGCGTTTTACGCGTGATTCACGGCGGAGGCAACCCGGAATACGGCAACGTCAAGCGCATCATCGACCGCAAAGTCCGTTCCGAATGGAAAAATCGAGTCGTTTTCTACAAGGTTGAACCCGACAACGCCGGTTCCAGCATCATGAAAATCGGCAAGCCGCGCCCGCAAGTTGCAAAAAAGAAGAAATAA